A DNA window from Candidatus Tectomicrobia bacterium contains the following coding sequences:
- the mazF gene encoding endoribonuclease MazF, which produces MVRRARYVPDRGDIVWFRFNPQAGREQAGERPALVLSPRAYNEKTSLVILCPITSQRKGYPFEVILPDDLPVSGVVLADQVKSLDWTIRLVSLKCKAPWAVLEEVTGKLGALILLKQS; this is translated from the coding sequence ATGGTGAGAAGGGCCAGGTACGTCCCCGACCGGGGCGATATCGTCTGGTTCCGGTTCAACCCCCAGGCGGGGCGCGAGCAGGCGGGCGAGAGGCCCGCCTTGGTTCTTTCCCCGAGAGCGTATAACGAGAAGACTTCCCTGGTGATTCTCTGTCCCATCACAAGCCAGCGGAAGGGCTATCCGTTCGAGGTCATCTTGCCGGATGATCTGCCTGTCAGTGGAGTGGTGCTGGCGGACCAAGTGAAGAGCCTGGATTGGACGATCCGCTTGGTGTCTTTGAAGTGCAAGGCCCCGTGGGCCGTGCTGGAGGAAGTGACCGGAAAGCTGGGCGCCCTCATCCTACTGAAACAATCTTGA
- a CDS encoding AbrB/MazE/SpoVT family DNA-binding domain-containing protein, which yields MKATVAKWGNSLALRIPSPLAEECQLKEGTQVEIVPNGKGLLIRKPRFVLADLLAAITPENIHPEIGTGEAAGREEW from the coding sequence ATGAAAGCCACCGTGGCCAAATGGGGGAACAGCCTGGCTTTGCGGATTCCATCCCCGTTGGCCGAGGAATGTCAGTTGAAAGAAGGCACCCAGGTTGAAATCGTGCCGAATGGGAAGGGGCTTTTGATCCGGAAGCCCCGGTTCGTCCTTGCCGATCTCCTGGCGGCCATCACCCCCGAGAACATTCACCCCGAGATTGGCACGGGTGAGGCGGCCGGCCGGGAAGAATGGTGA